A region of the Jaculus jaculus isolate mJacJac1 chromosome 10, mJacJac1.mat.Y.cur, whole genome shotgun sequence genome:
tttaatatgccCACACAACTTATTAATGAATTACAATGTatgtatttctgatttttttcggggggggggtcATAGGATTTAAATctttgaaagaaaatctttgtgaaaaaaaatttttaatggactTTAAAGGCAATATTCTTAATGGTTATCTCAAGGATTGAGCAAGAAGGTAGTCAGGGATTTAAATCCAGGTGGACTGAAAACAGTTATCCCCTTAAAAATGTCAGAAAACATAAAGGACAGACTCTATAACCAATAAACAACCTGGCAGAAACTAAAACCAACACAAGAAAAATCACAGACATATTTCTTCCAGCCCAGGACTTGACATATTCCACAAGGGAATTAgtgaaggtttttattttgttctgtttgtttggcGAAGGGTTTAAAGCCTTAAGAATTTCTGTATAATCTAAATAGCACCACAGGAAAAAATCCCCAAGCACCTAATGAACATTATTTATtcgttttgaatttttatttacacCAAGTCCAATATAACTGTGTTGCCTTTGGCTTTCtccttcagctttttaaaaaatgaaaatcacttTTAGGCTGTTTGCTTATTCTATCGTTTTCGATAGATCGAGCCTGACATTATAGCCCAAGATTTCCTGGTTTCCAGTGCGCACTGAAGCCTGTTCCTCTTCCTCGTTAGCTCtcatctttcttcccttccttctgcaTTACCtggcttcctttctcccttcactCTCTTCTTTCTTAAGTACATACCCCTTTGAGGAGTTGAACACGTTATTAAACTTCAGCTCTCAAGGCGAAGGAGCAGGTCAGTACAAGAAAGCATGACCAGGTCCGTCCAGGGTAGCCCTCGGTCTCTGCCCACATCCCAGAACAATCTCAGGCCTCTGACTAGAAAGCTAAGGTCGCCTGCTCTAACTGGAATTATTCCCTGATTCACTAATGCAAAAAGGCATATGCCTTTCTGGGAGATGCAGCAAAGAGAGGTTCAAATCATTCCAGTCTCCCGGGGCTCCCCAAATCAccctgacagaggaagagaggaggtggCAGGTTTCAGCACATTAAGAGCAAACGAGAGATTAGTAACTATGCTCTTTAATCTTCAACGTTCATAATCGCACCGAGTATCACTGATCACTTAAATAATACATGTCAAATAATCTAACGAAGAAACGAGTGAAGTAGAATGTTAAAGAGCAATACTTTGagcatgaaagaaaaaagaaatgtctgcAAGCAGCACCAGGCGCAGAACCAGAACAGGTCTTCCGAAATTGCAAAATCTCTTCCATCAGGACAAAACGCTATGGAGAAATCAATACACATCAATGTATTCAACCCGCTAGTTCATGTCGGTAAACACCCAGCAATGGTGCTTACAGGCTTGGCCAAGTTGACTGTCCACATCCGTGCAAGCTTCTAACCCTATTATCTGACGGTGGGCGTGTGGAACAAGAACGGTGAGGGGAGGCTGCCCTTTACTTTCAAACTAGAATTGAGTAGAGAAGCCTAATCTCCTGACTAGCCAATTTTAAAATGGCAAAACCAGAACTTTgctagagaaaaatatttttccttaaaaacgTGTTTGTGTTAAAGAGGGCTGAAAATCTTATCCATGCTAGGGGAAAGTTAAGTgtggaaaaaaaatgcatttttctaTCTATgctgtaaagaaaataaaaaacctgaGCATTTTGGCATTAGCAAAAGGCTGAACTAAGTTCTCAGGCAATAAATTTATGGGGAAACATGACAGGCTCCTCATTAAAGCTATGTGTACGTTGGCTGAATTTTATACAAGATTCTTGAATCTTGTGGAAAATTGGGCACGGCTTGACATCTGAACAATGTccttggtttgtttgatttctaaaGCATTGGAAAATGTTGCACTTTGGAAATCAAGTAGAGAAGAATAAACACATTCTGAAACGGAGCTGGGTTGAATCTTGAGTTATTTTTCCATATGTCTCCATGagatatttattacttttatttccttACAAACACAGCCCCCATGCTAGAAatactgtggttttgttttttttttcttttcttttcgtttttttttttttttctggtggtgaGAAAATAGTACTGTTAAGGCAAATCTCGCCCAGCAGCAGGAACCACCTATGGATAGGCAATTTTCAGCTGGCTTTCAGAAGCTGGTTGCCATGACAAAGAGCACAATTTATTCCTCAGTCCCTTATCACAGGCCATAAAAATTAACAAGGCTCTTGTCCTTTTCCCTATCATTTCATAGTTCCTCATCCTTACCTGAGGTCTTTTGTTCCCCCAATTAAATAGAATGAATGTCAGTCATTTAGCAATTCAATTAATGCTGATTCAAAATTCCGGCCAAAACCAGAATCTATAATCACAACCTCCTAATCACAGCTCAGTCATGAGAATGAAAAGTAAGCAGGAAATTGCACTAATTACTCAATTAGACTAATACTGTATTTTTAAGCAAGGGCTTAAGGGGCTGTCAGCCTGGACAAAGGACTCTGGAGTCCTCCTCACCTTGTGTGTCCCATTGCCTGAGTGACGCTAGCGCTTTCAAGTGAGCACGATTTCTACCCAGCTAACACAGCTGGACTCAAGTAGGGCAATGGAAAATTTTAATTGATATATGGATCACCGAATGGAGGGGCAGCTGTGGTGGGCCTCAAGAGCTCTCGGCATAGGTCTGAAAGATGGCAGGGGTTCTGTCTTCCTGAATCAAGCCCTCCTGGTGTGAAGACAGCTGAGAGCACACCTTTCTGGTCCAGAAATCATTTAATGAGGGAGAGCATTCAGTAAATATAGAACTTCTCTAGTAAATTGTCAAATCGAGCCATACTCACAGGCCTTAAACTCCTAACTGAGCTTGTAGTGTTTTGCCTTAGCATGACTCAGCTAGCCACCTTTGTGGCTGGGGTGGAACCTGTGGACTCCAGGAACCAAGATCCATGGGGACAGCAGACAGCAGCCCATGCCCCAGGCCACTTGGAGAATCTTCCATGAAGTTGTAGTGGGAAGAACATACCAGCAGATGTGACTGTAGTATTTACAAAACACAGGTTATAGACCAAACAAGCTGGAcccattgttgttattattgctaatatgggactctttttttttttcctactcaatTTCGAAAGACTTAAATAATGAGGAGGGCACTCGAGCCTGTCACCCTCTGGTTCCTGTGGTCATCTGTCAAAAATCCTTCCTGAGCTGATGAAAGGAGAGAGCTGCAGACCTCGAGAGGAAAGGGGGCCTAGCCTAGCCACGTGCTTCAGCCTTTGCTCTGCAGTACTTCCTGAAAATGACTGATGTGGGAATGCTCAGGGGTTCCAAAAGGAGAGGAGACATTTATTTGACTAACGAGTCACAGTCTTTACTTCCAGGGTTTGCCTTGCAGGTGGCCACTGTTGAGCACACGGGGGTTCGAGTGGCTGACGGGGCCGCCGGTGGGCAGGTTCTGACTGCTGCGGGCATTCGGCACCTTGGAATCTCTTCTGGAAGAGTTACTTTGGTTTGGTCGGCCTGGAGGGAGCAAGAAGGAGGAGGGCTGAAAGAAGGATTCCAGGGACAATCCGCCAAGTACACTTTTAAGCTAATGAAGTCCTAGTCTACAGCCACTTTTACACTAATGAAGCTCTCTGCAGCATCTGCTGTGGGCCAACGATGACCTAGGCCGCATCAACTCGATGCTGGGAACGGAGGGAGGCCCTGCCAGCTTTCTTCCTCTTCGTTAGCCGCAGCACGCTAGCCTTTCTTTCACACAGTCCTTGGTAGAGAGGGATAGTGTGGGACTAtcaggaaagggagaagagacgGTGGTAGGCTAAAAGAAATGTAGGAAGACAAATCAGAAAGGCTCTGGGAAGTGGCTGAAAAGTCCCAGAAACAGCAGACAGAAGGGCACACGCCCATAAAGAATCTGAACATGTTACACTTTGTTCCTCACCTCAGCCTGAGATACTTGCTTTGACTAAGCTTCTCTTCTTGCTGGCACTCAAGATCTAATTTTTCCCTTATTATGATCACCCCCTcacaccactttctctctctctctctctctctctctcttggcctcaAGTACTTGAAGCCTGTGAGCAGAAAGATGAAGCTCTTCAGGTGATGAGGCGATGCTCAAAGGTAAGAATCTCAAGCTCCACAGAGAACCAAGGTCAAAGCATCTTACCAGGATTATCTGTGAGGCTCTGGTCCCCTTCCAGATAATGTTCAATCTTTTTTAAGTCTTCTGGGGTAAGTCTCCACTTGTTCTCAGCTGGCAGCGTTGGCACTTTGGGGCTGGATCGTTTCCGGGCAGAACCGGGAGGAAGGGCCTGCTGGCAAGAGGCTGGCAGGGAACCAGTAACCAGCCCTTCTGGGAACTTCTGAGCTAAGACTTTCAGACCTAGGTGGAGAAGACCATCAGAAAAAGCGAGCTTAACAAGCCCAGAAAGGCCTGCATGTCTGCTGACCTTTCATCACCAAGTTAAGGCTAACAGAAGGGCATGAAATCTTTCTGAACTGTTTCACCATAAAGCAAATTACATTGGAAAATGTCAGTTGAGAATTCCACAAGAAAGGCTTTGCTCAAGCCTTTGCACTGCTACAGAGCCCTGAAGCAGTATTATCTTAGGAATTAAAACCATGTCCTTCTTAAGCCTGGTGGCTATGCTGGCAAACCAGTTTTCAGGATGCCGATGCAGGTGGATCacaagcttgaggccaacctgggctaccttgcaagattctatctcaaaagaaaatatccTCAAACAAAAGCcacaatgaagaaatgaaaaaataatgaatgacgggtgtggtggcgcacgcctttaatcccagcacttaggaggcagaggtgggaggatcgccgtgagttcgaagccactctgagactacacagtgaattccaggtcagcctgagctagagtgacagcctacctcaaaaaaatcaaaagggaaaaaaacaaaacgatggccccaccaccaccactaaccCTCCTCTTTTCCAAGGGAGTGCTCATAGAGTTCCTTCCCACAGCTTCCTCTTTTTGCCCAACTCCAGTGCTGAACACTGAGCATGGAAAGATGACAGTGTGGGATGAAGCCTGGTTAAGTCCCAAGATGCAGCTCTGCTCACCTCCAGAAAGCATGAAGAGGTTTTCAAACCCCCGCTCACACATGGTAGTGGCCGCCTGGCTGGCCAGCCGCTCGTCATCGTCGTATAGAATGATAATCTTGCCGTGGGCATTTTTCTAAGGATGGGTTAAGGTTCCAAGCTAATGCTTCTAGACTAGAAGAAACCCCAAGGAACAGCGAGCTGTCAAGACTCATTCTTCAGAGTCTAGGGGCACATCAAGGAGCACACTTCTACTCATTACAACAGTAATCACAGGAACCACATAAGCTGACATTCATGCCCTTTTAAAAGAATTgcttgtgtgtgatgtgtgtatgggcCAACACATGCTACAGTAGTATGAACATGGAGGTCCAGGATAACCTCAGGGTGTTGATTCTCTTCTTCcgccttgcttgaggcagggtctcttgttttacTGCCGTTGCAGaagccagactagctagcctgcGAGCTCTGGGATTCTCTTGACTCTGCCACCCAATGCCATGAtacactgtgcttctggctttatgtggtagcCAGGGATCCTAACCCTGCAGCAGGCTATGCTCTTGAactactactgagccatcttcccggaGCCTGACATTCTCACTGTGTATGAACTAGTATTACCGCAGTCAAGACAGAACTAGTTCTCATTACATCTTTTAACGTTTTCATCCATGCACTGCTGGAAAGTATTACAGtctccattttacaaataaagaaactgaaaattttctttgtcCAGTGTCTCCACTGAAGCCTTTCTTGTGATAACACAAAGATGGAACTGCTTAAAAATccaaaacagccgggtgtggtggcgcatgcctttaatcccagcacttgggaggcagaggtaggaggattgccatgagttcgaggtcaccctgagactccatagtcaattccaggtcagcctgggctagagtgagaccctgcctcaaaaaaccaacgtcccccacaaaaaaatccaaaacaaaggaaataaatctAAAGAAGAAATATTGCATACCATCAGACATAGGGTTTACAAATAGCTTGCATCAGCACAGGAAACATAATGAAATGTGAAGTTGAAAACTCAAGACACTAAATTGTATTTGACTTcaactttgttaaaaaaaatgcacatacacacacagagcataTTCTGTagaaggggatggggagaggaCTCAGCtggtaagagtacttgctgtgtaagcacaagaatctgggtttgatccccagcatgtcCGTAAAGCGCGGGGCCTAGCTACACATGCCTGTGACTCTAGCACTGAGtcaagaggatggctggggctccctggtcagccaggtCCACTGAAATACGACGAGCTCGAGGTTTGACTCTGTCTCTGGGAAGTAAGGTTGAAGAGACAACACCCaaagtcttcctctggcctctgaatgcACGCGTGGGGGCATACCTGTTTTCACCCACACACGAATATGCCGCTCCCCTCCACCATTTACTATACACACCCAGAGAAAAAGTAATAGCATACCGTTATAAAAATATACTAGGAGTTAGTGCTTAATTGTATGATTATGGgagatttccattttcattaaaaatatttcttagtatttatcttctacttacatattttcacaaatggaagaaattttaaaaaaggagaaattaaTATAGAAAAAGGATTACCCCTTAAGTTCTAATTGGGTAGGCTTTCTGGAGGAATAAGTCTGTAGTCCTTAACCTGATATACTTTGGGCCCAGGGTAGCATGGTTTGGAAACATCTGCCCAAATAGTAAGGATTCTCAGCAACAGCTAGGAATCCAAGATCTACCAGATCCTAACCTGGTCACTGTCACAGGCCTTATTAGGACAGGATCATGAGGTCTGGGTGCCCACCCACCACCCCGCACCTCACAGCACCAAGGATACATAGTCGAGAATGTCACTTGAGTAGGGGTTCATGGTCCTGGACAAGGTCGCGACTGGGTAACTGTAAGCTGCAAAGGAAAGGACAGGTTGAAAAGGTCTGGAGCGCTCTTATTACAATTTGGCCCTATTGCTTAGCTGCTTTGAAATTTCAAAATCAATGAGCAATAAGCCCGAGTCTTTTATGAATGAGAAAAGAGACACCATGAACAAAGGATGAAGCTTCATTTCACTGGTCCCTTGACCACTGCAGAACATCAGTACCTCCCTCGGGATGTGTGTGGGTTTTACTCAGAGCATCTTCATAATGAATCCAGCACACAAGGTCTTCCTAACTGCTAACCTGGACACGAGGACAAGCTCTGCTCCTGGGAATGAGGCACTCTAAAGCCCTCTGTCTCTCACCTCCGACAATgtggcattgctggtaggaatctcTATCACGCACATCTAGCAGCAGGAAGGGGCAGTCGGGGTAAGGCTTGTCTTTCTCGCTGGGCTCTTCTCTCTTCACTAGCCCTTTGTCTACATCCAGTTCTCCAACACCACTGATGACGCTGGAAGCAGAGGAAGTAGGTCAGTATAAACTAGTCAGGGGTTGACACCTCCCTTCAGAATGGTGAGATGGGGGCTCCTTGGCTTTTGAAAAGGCATCTACAAAGACAAGGTGAATGGGAAGAGTGCTTTAGTTTTGCTTCTGAAAGTAGGATCCTATGGATTCCTATTCTAACATAGTGGATCCCAAGAGGGGACCTGTGTGTCATACTTAACTTTAAACAATGCATGACAGGTCATTTTACAGGGATAAGGGAGTACCTGCTACCTCAAGTAACAAGGGCAgcattcagagaaagaaagaggttggATTGTTAACCCAATAGGATTATAGGGAGTATGAATAAGCAAAATAGAGGGGCAAAGACTAAGGCTggtaggaaaaagaaattaaaggtgTCTCTAGGTGTAGTAAATGTGATATAAAGTGACAAAAAtgtcatatatatttcatatagtcATGTACCATATAATGGCATGCCAGTCAAAAATGATGTGCACATATAATGGCAATTTCATATGGTGATATTACCTGGTGATGTTGTAGTCATCTTAGTTTGTGGACGTGCACTCTGTGATGCTCCTACCACGGCAAATCATCTGATGACACATTTCTCAGAATGTTCTGTCACTAAGCGATACATGACTGTACTTACACATGACCTATCCAATATGGATAATGAACCTTATTTTCAGTAGTTATCTGTGCTTTCTTCCAATTTATGCAGCATAATGATGAGCTTGAAGAGGCTTTTACAGTTAGGGTCAGTCATATAATGAGACAGAGGATGGGCTGGGATAAAAATAAGGGAGTTTACCACTGACAGTTCTGCTTCTAAGGTCATTAAACATTAGTTGCCAACTCAATCTTATAGGAAAAATGTGTTGAAGACATCAAAAGACTGAGAAGACCAGGTGTTGTGAACAAACTGACAAGTCATAAAATATCTGTACTTAAATAAGGAGGAGGAGGTTCTTTACCCAGGAAATATTAAGATGGATGCTAAGCTAGAAATTAGTATGTAGCCTTGTTCCTTTCGTTCCAGCACATCACATCAAATTCTGCATTAAATCCAGCACATACTTGACTCCATTGCCACACTgtttttccccctcccccagaggtagggtctcccttgtaacccaggctaacctgacctggaattaactatgtagtctcagggtggcctcaaactcacagcgatcttcctacctctgcctcccgagtgctgggattaaatgtgtgtgctaccacgcccagcctattAATATACTCTTACAATTTACTCAGGAAGAAGTAAAAAAGACTCAGGAGGTGACATTTATATGAAGAGAAGAGAAGGTAGAAGGGCTGAGATTAAGATATAAATTGTTACCACTGCCAGTTTGGTTTCCGAGGTAATTAAATCACTGCAATGGGTCACTGGAGTCTGTGGCAGCAAAAGTGCAAACATGGATTAGCTGGGAGTACCTCTGGAGAGTGGAGCGACTGGAGTCCCCTGCTCCCATACTGTTGATGAATTGGATAGGGCTGGGGGACTGCTCCCCGGGGCTTCCTTTCCCGTTGGTCTTGGTGGCAGCTTCAGCATCAGGCTCTGAAGTTGCAGAATCATTGTCTAaaattttcaaatga
Encoded here:
- the Cep41 gene encoding centrosomal protein of 41 kDa isoform X3, with amino-acid sequence MSESPTDGCPSKPEPDYRYKKDELFKRLKVTTFAQLVIQVASLSDQTLEVTAEEIQRLEDNDSATSEPDAEAATKTNGKGSPGEQSPSPIQFINSMGAGDSSRSTLQSVISGVGELDVDKGLVKREEPSEKDKPYPDCPFLLLDVRDRDSYQQCHIVGAYSYPVATLSRTMNPYSSDILDYKNAHGKIIILYDDDERLASQAATTMCERGFENLFMLSGGLKVLAQKFPEGLVTGSLPASCQQALPPGSARKRSSPKVPTLPAENKWRLTPEDLKKIEHYLEGDQSLTDNPGRPNQSNSSRRDSKVPNARSSQNLPTGGPVSHSNPRVLNSGHLQGKPWK
- the Cep41 gene encoding centrosomal protein of 41 kDa isoform X2 codes for the protein MSARRHIGNPEYLTRRIPQNPRYQHVKSRLDTGNSMTKYIEKLEEIKKNYRYKKDELFKRLKVTTFAQLVIQVASLSDQTLEVTAEEIQRLEDNDSATSEPDAEAATKTNGKGSPGEQSPSPIQFINSMGAGDSSRSTLQSVISGVGELDVDKGLVKREEPSEKDKPYPDCPFLLLDVRDRDSYQQCHIVGAYSYPVATLSRTMNPYSSDILDYKNAHGKIIILYDDDERLASQAATTMCERGFENLFMLSGGLKVLAQKFPEGLVTGSLPASCQQALPPGSARKRSSPKVPTLPAENKWRLTPEDLKKIEHYLEGDQSLTDNPGRPNQSNSSRRDSKVPNARSSQNLPTGGPVSHSNPRVLNSGHLQGKPWK
- the Cep41 gene encoding centrosomal protein of 41 kDa isoform X1; this encodes MAILEDAGLIAALTSSSKYLTRRIPQNPRYQHVKSRLDTGNSMTKYIEKLEEIKKNYRYKKDELFKRLKVTTFAQLVIQVASLSDQTLEVTAEEIQRLEDNDSATSEPDAEAATKTNGKGSPGEQSPSPIQFINSMGAGDSSRSTLQSVISGVGELDVDKGLVKREEPSEKDKPYPDCPFLLLDVRDRDSYQQCHIVGAYSYPVATLSRTMNPYSSDILDYKNAHGKIIILYDDDERLASQAATTMCERGFENLFMLSGGLKVLAQKFPEGLVTGSLPASCQQALPPGSARKRSSPKVPTLPAENKWRLTPEDLKKIEHYLEGDQSLTDNPGRPNQSNSSRRDSKVPNARSSQNLPTGGPVSHSNPRVLNSGHLQGKPWK
- the Cep41 gene encoding centrosomal protein of 41 kDa isoform X4, with the protein product MTKYIEKLEEIKKNYRYKKDELFKRLKVTTFAQLVIQVASLSDQTLEVTAEEIQRLEDNDSATSEPDAEAATKTNGKGSPGEQSPSPIQFINSMGAGDSSRSTLQSVISGVGELDVDKGLVKREEPSEKDKPYPDCPFLLLDVRDRDSYQQCHIVGAYSYPVATLSRTMNPYSSDILDYKNAHGKIIILYDDDERLASQAATTMCERGFENLFMLSGGLKVLAQKFPEGLVTGSLPASCQQALPPGSARKRSSPKVPTLPAENKWRLTPEDLKKIEHYLEGDQSLTDNPGRPNQSNSSRRDSKVPNARSSQNLPTGGPVSHSNPRVLNSGHLQGKPWK